Proteins encoded within one genomic window of Candidatus Schekmanbacteria bacterium:
- a CDS encoding glycosyltransferase family 4 protein, translating to MKILFITDNFPPETNAPSSRTYEHCREWVKLGADITLITCVPNFPQGKLYKGYSNKLYQTENMDGIKVIRVWSYITANEGFLKRILDYVSFGFTSFMAGLFVKADVIIATSPQFFTTVSAFCLSALKRKPWIFELRDLWPESIKTVGAMKNGTAIRFLERLELYLYKKSDMVIAVAYALKKNLVSRGIDGEKINVVTNGANLELFSQRVKNQEILNAHNLENKFVIAYIGTHGMAHSLEFIVKCTDKIPDEDIRFLFIGDGARKSEVLKIAETKKIKNCIFLNSVQRDAVADYLSVTDVSLVPLIKSDTFRTVIPSKIFESCAMGKPILLGVEGQAKEIIDKYDCGICFEPENETDFIAKVMMMKKDSALYKRLQDNCAILAKDYDRQNLASEMFVYINRLVRKS from the coding sequence ATGAAAATCCTTTTCATTACAGATAATTTTCCCCCTGAAACTAATGCGCCTTCTTCAAGGACCTATGAACATTGCAGGGAATGGGTAAAGCTTGGAGCTGATATAACGCTAATAACCTGCGTGCCTAATTTTCCTCAAGGTAAACTTTATAAAGGCTACAGCAATAAACTTTATCAGACAGAAAATATGGATGGGATTAAAGTCATAAGAGTTTGGAGCTATATCACTGCAAATGAAGGTTTTTTAAAAAGGATTTTGGATTATGTAAGTTTTGGATTCACTTCTTTTATGGCAGGCTTATTCGTTAAAGCGGATGTCATCATTGCCACATCGCCTCAGTTTTTCACTACAGTTTCTGCATTCTGCCTTAGCGCGCTTAAAAGGAAACCATGGATATTTGAGTTAAGAGACCTGTGGCCTGAATCTATAAAAACTGTGGGAGCAATGAAAAATGGGACAGCCATACGTTTTTTAGAACGGCTGGAGCTTTATCTTTACAAAAAATCTGACATGGTTATTGCAGTCGCCTATGCATTGAAAAAAAATCTTGTTTCAAGAGGGATTGATGGTGAGAAGATAAATGTTGTTACAAATGGTGCCAATCTTGAGCTGTTCTCGCAGCGTGTGAAAAATCAGGAGATTTTGAATGCGCATAATTTAGAAAATAAATTTGTGATAGCATATATTGGCACACATGGAATGGCCCACAGCCTTGAATTCATTGTAAAGTGCACTGATAAGATTCCGGATGAAGATATCCGTTTCCTATTTATTGGAGACGGTGCAAGAAAATCAGAAGTTCTTAAAATCGCTGAAACAAAAAAAATAAAAAACTGCATATTCCTGAACTCAGTGCAAAGGGATGCGGTAGCCGACTATTTGTCAGTAACGGATGTGTCACTGGTACCTTTGATAAAATCTGATACATTCAGGACAGTAATCCCTTCAAAGATATTTGAGTCATGCGCTATGGGAAAGCCAATACTTCTTGGAGTGGAAGGGCAGGCAAAGGAAATCATAGACAAGTATGATTGCGGTATCTGCTTTGAGCCTGAGAATGAAACTGATTTTATCGCGAAGGTTATGATGATGAAAAAAGATAGCGCATTATATAAAAGACTTCAGGATAATTGTGCAATATTGGCGAAGGACTATGACAGACAAAATCTTGCCTCTGAGATGTTTGTTTATATAAATAGACTGGTACGTAAGTCTTGA